The following coding sequences are from one Halomonas sp. HAL1 window:
- a CDS encoding SDR family NAD(P)-dependent oxidoreductase translates to MQIDLSGKHAIITGSTAGIGFAIAQGLANAGAKVVVTGRSQARVEEAIASIKQDAPNAQVEGVAADLGTAEGCQTLIQQQPSADILINNVGIFGPQDFFEVDDATWQQFFDINIMSAVRLSRHYAQGMRDRDWGRIQFISSESGINIPTEMVHYGMTKSALLSVSRGLAKVLSGTQVTVNAILPGPTRSEGVLTMIGEMAEKEGISQQEMEARFVKENRPTSIIQRLATPEEVASMSVYAASTQASATTGAALRVEGGIVDTLT, encoded by the coding sequence ATGCAGATTGATCTAAGCGGTAAGCACGCCATCATTACCGGCTCGACGGCGGGTATCGGCTTTGCGATTGCCCAAGGGCTTGCCAACGCTGGCGCCAAGGTTGTCGTCACAGGCCGTTCGCAGGCACGTGTAGAGGAGGCAATAGCCAGCATTAAACAGGATGCCCCGAATGCCCAGGTAGAAGGCGTAGCCGCCGATCTCGGCACCGCTGAAGGCTGCCAAACACTGATCCAGCAGCAACCCAGCGCAGATATCCTGATCAATAATGTGGGAATTTTTGGTCCACAGGACTTCTTCGAGGTTGATGACGCGACCTGGCAACAATTTTTCGACATCAATATCATGAGTGCCGTGCGCCTTTCTCGCCATTATGCCCAAGGCATGCGCGACCGCGACTGGGGCCGCATCCAGTTTATCTCCAGTGAATCGGGCATCAACATCCCGACCGAGATGGTGCATTACGGCATGACGAAATCAGCACTACTATCGGTTTCGCGCGGGCTGGCCAAAGTGCTCAGCGGCACGCAGGTAACTGTCAACGCTATCTTGCCTGGGCCAACGCGCTCTGAAGGCGTGCTCACGATGATTGGTGAAATGGCAGAGAAAGAAGGCATTTCTCAGCAGGAAATGGAGGCACGCTTTGTTAAAGAGAACCGCCCGACTTCTATCATCCAACGCTTAGCAACACCTGAAGAAGTGGCTAGCATGAGCGTCTATGCCGCATCGACCCAAGCGAGCGCCACCACGGGAGCGGCACTGCGCGTGGAAGGCGGCATTGTCGATACCTTAACCTGA
- a CDS encoding GlxA family transcriptional regulator, which yields MLLPGFSLLTHASALEPLQMANQLSGQMLYHTVTLSLSDEPVRSGAQLSLIAQHELGTALGPLDLLLICAPTPLPYTLPAKLNEWLRGHQGRGVALGGLAGGTEVLARCGLLEGYRATLPWQRFEAFAQAYPQVTLSQQLFEIDRDRLTCAGGTAAMDLMLTLIGQHHGARLAEQVSEQFVCDRIRLADERQHVPLRTRLGHAPKSLIDAVTLMEANIEEPLSTLELAEHLGISRRQLERLFKKYLQAVPSRYYLDLRLQEARKQLRESDRPVGDIAFATGFSSGAHFSTAYRNHFGMTPREERLG from the coding sequence GCTGTTGACCCACGCCAGCGCGCTGGAGCCGCTGCAAATGGCGAACCAGTTAAGCGGCCAGATGCTTTATCACACCGTTACGCTAAGCCTCAGCGACGAACCGGTGCGCAGCGGTGCACAGCTTTCCCTGATTGCACAGCATGAGCTGGGTACCGCACTGGGGCCGCTTGATTTGTTACTGATATGCGCGCCCACGCCGCTTCCCTATACATTGCCAGCAAAGCTTAACGAGTGGTTGCGCGGCCACCAGGGGCGCGGTGTGGCGCTTGGCGGTTTGGCCGGAGGGACGGAAGTGCTGGCTCGCTGTGGGTTGCTGGAAGGCTATCGTGCCACGCTGCCATGGCAGCGCTTTGAGGCGTTTGCGCAGGCCTACCCGCAAGTCACCCTCTCCCAGCAGTTGTTCGAAATTGACCGCGACCGACTGACTTGCGCCGGTGGCACGGCGGCAATGGATCTGATGCTAACGCTGATAGGTCAGCACCACGGCGCACGCTTGGCAGAGCAGGTCTCGGAACAGTTTGTGTGTGATCGCATTCGGCTGGCGGACGAGCGCCAGCATGTGCCACTACGCACCCGCTTAGGCCATGCGCCCAAAAGCCTGATAGATGCCGTCACGCTGATGGAAGCCAATATCGAGGAGCCGCTCTCGACCCTTGAGCTGGCCGAGCACCTGGGGATTTCCCGGCGCCAGCTGGAGCGACTGTTTAAGAAGTATCTGCAGGCGGTGCCAAGCCGGTACTATCTGGATTTACGCTTACAGGAAGCGCGCAAACAACTGCGTGAAAGTGACCGGCCGGTAGGCGATATCGCTTTCGCTACCGGTTTTTCCTCCGGCGCGCATTTTTCCACCGCCTACCGAAATCATTTTGGCATGACACCCAGAGAAGAGCGTCTGGGTTAG